A window from Rhizosphaericola mali encodes these proteins:
- a CDS encoding glucoamylase family protein, with the protein MIHKYFKIIVALLISSVSILNLNAQSRNDRLLDKVERQTFEYFWSGAEPNSGLARERINMDDIYPENDKNVVTTGGSGFGLMALVAGLDRGYISKKEGRDRFYKILHFLENADRFHGAWPHWMYGETGKVKPFGNNDNGGDLVETSFLLQGLLAVREYYKLENNSDTFIVNTINRLWEEVDFNWYRNNKNVLYWHWSPDKQWIMNFPIHGFNECLIMYVLGASSSKHAISLTDYNDGWAENGAIKKVTNYKKDTLFAHMQGNPPYGGPLFWTHYSFLGLNPRGLKDAFIDYGENNITMSKINYQWCVDNPKEYKGYSASNWGLTASYSVAGYAAHAPNLNDDLGVISPTAAISSIVYTPKESITAINYWNAKLKDKVWGKYGFYDAFSINDDWYPQKYLAIDQGPEVVMIENYRSGLLWKLFMAAPEVKDGLDKLGFTYKK; encoded by the coding sequence ATGATACATAAATATTTCAAAATTATAGTAGCGCTTTTAATAAGCTCAGTGAGTATTTTAAACTTAAATGCTCAATCTAGAAATGATCGACTTTTGGATAAAGTTGAACGTCAAACTTTTGAATATTTTTGGTCTGGAGCAGAGCCCAATAGTGGTTTGGCTAGAGAGCGAATCAATATGGATGATATTTATCCAGAAAATGACAAAAATGTGGTTACTACTGGTGGTAGTGGATTTGGTTTGATGGCACTAGTGGCCGGATTAGATCGAGGATATATTTCAAAAAAAGAAGGGCGAGACCGATTCTACAAAATATTACATTTTTTGGAAAATGCAGATCGATTTCATGGGGCTTGGCCGCATTGGATGTATGGCGAAACTGGTAAAGTAAAGCCATTTGGAAATAATGATAATGGTGGAGATTTAGTAGAAACCTCATTTCTTTTACAAGGTTTATTAGCTGTAAGAGAATACTATAAATTAGAAAATAATTCAGATACTTTTATCGTAAATACAATCAACCGACTATGGGAAGAGGTAGACTTTAATTGGTATCGTAATAATAAAAATGTTTTGTATTGGCATTGGAGTCCAGACAAACAATGGATTATGAATTTTCCAATACATGGATTTAATGAATGTTTGATCATGTATGTTTTAGGTGCATCTTCCTCGAAACATGCAATAAGTTTAACTGATTACAATGATGGTTGGGCGGAGAATGGAGCAATTAAAAAAGTGACCAACTATAAAAAAGATACTTTATTTGCACATATGCAAGGCAATCCGCCTTATGGAGGTCCTTTATTTTGGACCCATTATTCTTTTCTTGGACTAAATCCAAGAGGATTGAAAGATGCTTTTATTGACTATGGGGAAAATAATATCACTATGTCAAAAATTAATTACCAATGGTGTGTAGATAATCCAAAAGAATATAAAGGATATAGTGCTAGTAATTGGGGATTGACAGCGAGCTACTCTGTGGCAGGTTATGCAGCTCATGCGCCAAATTTGAATGACGATTTAGGTGTTATTTCGCCTACCGCCGCAATATCATCTATTGTTTATACGCCAAAAGAAAGCATTACCGCTATTAATTATTGGAATGCAAAATTGAAAGATAAGGTTTGGGGAAAATATGGGTTTTATGACGCATTTAGTATAAATGATGATTGGTATCCACAAAAATATTTGGCAATTGATCAAGGGCCGGAAGTTGTAATGATAGAGAACTATAGAAGTGGTCTATTATGGAAATTATTTATGGCTGCACCTGAAGTAAAAGATGGTTTAGATAAACTAGGTTTTACTTATAAAAAATAG
- a CDS encoding RagB/SusD family nutrient uptake outer membrane protein, translated as MKNLNINISKYKYAVIGFAVTGMIASCSKSFTDASSNLLGQPAATTLWQTSSDAEKAVNSIYGNLRSYANLGFPAIAIECTGSDDEDKGSVASDATYLNQYNNYTVTASEGQLSGFWVGQYQNINFCNQVLDHVDTMSTVTDANKSRFLAEARFVRAWSYFRLVRAFGRVPLILHVPLTSDEQNPSQSTAAIVYDSIENDLNIAAADLPVSVSADQKGRATSGAALALHAKVAMYLQKWQDVLTYTNTIINSGQYSLFSDYYQQFRIANENNSESIFEVQCNYVLNNSDLSNSQYSQIQGDRDASVGWGFNVPTLNLVNEFETGDPRLTGTVMMAGTVTPSGDSVPNAAAGAPTRYNMKTYVPFAIAKATNSGADQNYRAFRYSDVLLMNAEANNELGNTAAALASLEKVRARARGTSTTILPQVTTTDQTTLRTAIWHERRVELAMENDRYFDVIRQGRGTAVFGPNGWKAGKNEVWPIPQLQIDNSGGVLTQNSGY; from the coding sequence ATGAAAAATCTAAATATCAACATCTCAAAATATAAATACGCTGTAATTGGTTTTGCTGTTACCGGTATGATAGCTAGCTGTTCGAAAAGCTTTACAGATGCTTCTTCAAATTTATTAGGACAACCAGCAGCAACTACTTTATGGCAAACCTCTTCAGATGCTGAGAAAGCGGTGAATTCTATCTATGGAAATCTTAGAAGCTACGCTAATCTTGGTTTCCCTGCGATAGCAATAGAGTGCACAGGTTCTGATGATGAAGATAAGGGAAGTGTAGCTAGTGATGCTACTTATTTAAATCAGTATAACAATTATACCGTTACTGCTTCAGAAGGCCAGTTGAGTGGTTTTTGGGTAGGTCAATATCAGAATATCAATTTTTGTAATCAAGTATTGGATCATGTCGATACTATGTCTACAGTCACAGATGCAAATAAATCTAGATTTTTAGCTGAGGCTAGATTTGTTAGAGCCTGGTCGTATTTCAGATTGGTTAGAGCTTTTGGTCGTGTTCCTTTAATTTTACACGTGCCATTAACTTCAGATGAACAAAATCCTTCTCAGTCAACTGCTGCAATAGTTTATGATTCAATTGAAAATGATTTGAATATTGCCGCAGCTGATTTACCTGTTTCTGTATCTGCAGATCAAAAAGGACGAGCTACGAGTGGCGCTGCATTAGCATTACATGCTAAAGTGGCAATGTATTTACAAAAATGGCAAGATGTATTAACGTATACCAATACTATAATAAATAGTGGCCAATATTCCTTATTTAGTGATTATTACCAACAGTTTAGAATTGCTAATGAAAATAACTCTGAATCTATATTTGAAGTACAATGTAACTATGTTTTAAATAATTCAGATTTAAGCAATAGTCAATATTCTCAGATTCAAGGTGATCGTGACGCGAGTGTTGGTTGGGGATTTAACGTGCCTACTTTAAATTTGGTAAATGAATTTGAAACTGGTGATCCAAGATTGACGGGAACCGTAATGATGGCAGGTACAGTTACTCCAAGCGGGGATAGCGTTCCAAATGCTGCGGCTGGAGCGCCTACTCGTTACAATATGAAAACATACGTTCCATTTGCTATTGCGAAAGCGACTAATTCTGGTGCAGATCAGAACTATAGAGCTTTCAGATATTCTGATGTTTTATTGATGAATGCAGAGGCCAATAATGAATTAGGAAATACTGCTGCCGCTTTAGCATCATTGGAAAAAGTAAGAGCTAGAGCACGTGGAACAAGCACTACTATTTTACCTCAAGTAACTACAACAGATCAAACAACCCTAAGAACAGCAATCTGGCATGAAAGACGTGTAGAATTGGCAATGGAAAATGATCGTTATTTTGACGTAATTCGTCAAGGAAGAGGTACTGCTGTATTTGGCCCTAATGGTTGGAAAGCTGGTAAGAATGAGGTTTGGCCTATACCTCAATTACAAATTGATAATAGTGGTGGTGTATTAACTCAAAATTCTGGTTACTAA
- a CDS encoding SusC/RagA family TonB-linked outer membrane protein, which produces MKRLHFVFLFFFAPLCLFAQKQFSGTILDSATKSPISDVIIKIQGKSKGTTSDSLGNFMISATAGDVLNISSNGYSTAHVTLGDNNNISVLLGASVNTTLDQVVVVGYGTQRKVDVTGSVVQIKGAELAKQGVVNPVSGLQGKVPGVNITNTGTPGSSPQINIRGVGSYSSNTAPLYVVDGVWLTDISYLNPNDIESMSILKDASSESIYGVRGANGVVLITTKKGSRRGLTVNYNGSVGVQIANHFPKMANGYEYATMINELTRLTGGTSVLDSSQFGTGTNWFDVASRKAIITSHQVSVSGGSDKSTYNLSLGYLNQDGILKTNTYKRYTLSFSNDINLTNNIKTGYNIIGTYSKSFDPPANIWRGLYTAPPIINPKNADGTYGDPTQYGLGSAVSNPQATLDYNHATTQNYHINGNMYLDISFLKHFKWHSSIGGIYDNTETQTFVPIYQATVNQYSAHTTLTDGKLNTKNWIVENTLTYENKWGDHRFTGLLGQTAYKNNYGESYTTGSDGTITNDPATWYFTSATPGTTYNVTPTNPQTYPAQEKVSSYFGRMSYSYKNKYTFNGTLRADASSKFTANSGRAWLPSFGAAWVVSNEGFMANQKIFDALKLKASWGEVGNSGVPAYVATQQGTSTGSVIYGNSGNISSSQSVASIVPNPLKWEKSIGTDIGIEAAFLQNRLTFEADYYNKKTKDFVFPVPVLGTNGTAASTILTNVGDMVNKGFEVALNWKDNIDENWSYNIGVNASQNTNKFTYSRLENGFVYGGNVSTGGQQGTLTTVGHPVGAFYGYKVIGIFQTQAEVNSYTDANGNLYQPDAKPGDFKYESFTKNGAISGNDRTFIGNPNPKYYYGINMGLRFKSFDLALDFNGVADVDVYNANKGYRYGNENFTEKFYNERWHGEGTSNTNPSVNIGGNQNYYANSWYVESGAYFRLRNAQLGYTLPHELTEKWKIQNLRFYANAQNPFTITKYTGFTPEVGGLPGSMGIDYNTYPLYATYTIGVNLTF; this is translated from the coding sequence ATGAAAAGATTACATTTTGTATTTCTCTTCTTTTTTGCGCCATTGTGTCTATTTGCCCAAAAACAATTTTCTGGGACAATTTTAGATTCAGCGACAAAATCTCCTATTTCGGATGTGATCATTAAGATCCAAGGAAAATCAAAAGGCACAACTTCTGATTCGCTGGGTAATTTTATGATTTCAGCTACGGCTGGCGATGTTTTGAATATTTCTTCTAATGGTTATAGCACAGCTCATGTAACCTTGGGTGATAATAATAATATCAGCGTATTATTAGGAGCTAGTGTTAATACAACTTTAGATCAAGTGGTCGTGGTTGGTTACGGTACACAACGTAAAGTAGATGTAACGGGTTCTGTGGTTCAAATAAAAGGTGCAGAATTAGCCAAACAAGGTGTAGTGAATCCTGTAAGTGGTTTACAAGGTAAGGTTCCAGGAGTAAATATTACGAATACAGGTACGCCAGGATCGTCTCCTCAAATTAATATTCGTGGTGTTGGATCTTACTCTTCTAATACTGCACCTCTATATGTTGTTGATGGAGTATGGTTAACGGATATTAGCTATTTAAATCCAAATGATATTGAAAGCATGAGTATCTTAAAGGATGCATCTAGCGAATCAATTTATGGAGTAAGAGGCGCGAATGGTGTTGTTTTGATTACTACTAAGAAAGGATCAAGACGAGGTCTTACTGTAAATTACAATGGATCTGTCGGCGTGCAGATAGCTAATCATTTTCCTAAAATGGCTAATGGTTATGAGTATGCTACAATGATCAACGAATTAACAAGATTGACAGGAGGAACTAGCGTATTAGATTCTTCTCAATTTGGAACCGGAACAAACTGGTTTGATGTGGCCTCTCGCAAGGCGATTATAACAAGCCATCAAGTATCTGTAAGTGGAGGTTCTGATAAATCTACATATAATTTGTCTTTGGGTTATTTAAATCAAGATGGAATATTAAAGACCAATACTTATAAAAGATATACCTTAAGTTTCAGTAATGATATTAATTTGACTAATAATATCAAAACTGGTTATAATATTATTGGTACTTATAGCAAATCTTTTGATCCTCCAGCTAATATTTGGAGAGGATTATATACAGCACCTCCAATTATTAATCCTAAAAATGCTGATGGTACCTATGGTGACCCTACACAATATGGTTTAGGGTCTGCAGTAAGCAATCCACAAGCAACTTTAGATTATAATCATGCCACTACACAAAATTATCATATCAATGGTAATATGTACTTGGATATCAGCTTCTTAAAGCATTTCAAATGGCACAGTAGTATAGGTGGAATTTATGATAATACTGAAACCCAAACCTTTGTACCTATTTATCAAGCAACGGTAAATCAATATAGTGCGCATACCACTTTGACAGATGGTAAATTAAATACTAAAAACTGGATTGTAGAAAATACGTTGACATATGAAAATAAATGGGGTGATCATAGATTTACAGGATTGTTAGGTCAGACGGCTTATAAAAATAATTATGGAGAATCTTATACTACAGGATCTGATGGAACCATTACAAATGATCCAGCTACTTGGTATTTTACATCTGCAACGCCAGGTACAACGTATAATGTGACACCAACAAATCCACAAACCTACCCAGCTCAAGAAAAAGTGAGTAGTTATTTTGGTAGGATGTCTTATTCTTATAAAAATAAATACACATTTAATGGAACTTTACGTGCTGATGCAAGTAGCAAATTTACAGCTAATTCAGGTAGAGCATGGTTGCCATCTTTTGGTGCTGCATGGGTAGTATCGAATGAAGGATTTATGGCTAATCAAAAAATATTTGATGCGTTAAAATTGAAAGCAAGTTGGGGTGAAGTTGGTAATAGTGGTGTTCCCGCTTATGTAGCTACTCAACAAGGAACCAGTACTGGTAGTGTTATCTATGGTAATTCTGGGAATATTTCTTCTAGCCAAAGTGTTGCATCTATCGTGCCTAATCCTTTAAAATGGGAGAAAAGTATAGGTACTGATATAGGTATCGAAGCCGCATTTTTACAAAATCGTTTGACATTTGAAGCAGATTATTATAATAAAAAGACAAAAGATTTTGTATTTCCAGTACCTGTATTAGGCACAAATGGCACAGCTGCGTCTACCATATTAACCAATGTAGGTGATATGGTAAATAAAGGATTTGAAGTTGCATTAAATTGGAAAGATAATATTGATGAAAATTGGTCCTACAATATTGGTGTAAATGCATCTCAGAATACTAACAAATTTACCTATAGTCGCCTTGAAAATGGTTTCGTTTATGGAGGAAATGTATCTACTGGTGGTCAACAAGGAACATTGACAACTGTCGGACATCCAGTCGGTGCATTCTATGGTTATAAAGTGATTGGTATATTTCAAACTCAAGCAGAAGTAAATTCTTACACGGATGCTAATGGTAATTTATATCAACCAGATGCAAAACCGGGTGATTTTAAATATGAAAGTTTTACTAAAAATGGAGCTATTAGTGGAAATGATAGAACATTCATTGGTAATCCAAATCCTAAATATTATTATGGAATTAACATGGGATTGAGGTTTAAGTCTTTTGATTTGGCTCTTGACTTTAATGGTGTTGCAGATGTAGATGTTTATAATGCTAACAAAGGTTACAGATACGGTAATGAAAACTTCACGGAAAAATTCTATAATGAAAGATGGCATGGTGAAGGTACATCTAACACAAATCCATCCGTAAATATTGGAGGTAATCAAAACTATTATGCAAATTCTTGGTATGTTGAAAGTGGCGCTTATTTCAGATTGAGAAATGCACAATTAGGTTACACATTACCTCATGAATTGACAGAAAAATGGAAAATCCAAAATTTGAGATTCTATGCAAATGCACAAAATCCATTTACAATTACTAAATATACAGGATTTACCCCAGAAGTAGGTGGTTTGCCAGGTTCAATGGGTATTGATTACAATACTTATCCTTTGTATGCAACCTATACAATTGGTGTTAACTTAACATTTTAA
- a CDS encoding ligand-binding sensor domain-containing protein: MKKNIQIFLFVMAFVLNSVAAQNLSSFTPQIINFYKSQYGASNQNWAVDQTKDGAIVVGNNKGLLIANAGEWHLYELPGQKIVRCVAAAKDGRIYTGAYGEFGYWSKVGYGDWQYTSLNKLIKDKRFERDEFWKILLAKDGNVYFQSFGALYKYQNNKITSIPIPGNIMYLFEVNDELYFQVLGKGLYRLRNNLSEPLVLDDRLTNDEIISILPAPEYGIMVGTVHYGLFRFWNGQFTPLFPHLTAYLSRNQLNAGAVINKNSYAFGTIENGILQIDAQGNILNIFNQHQGLQNNTILGLNTDNIGNLWCAMDKGFAEIALHSPFRYFKDLGGDFGSVYSGVIFQNQLYIGTNQGLFYRNLNGQEEDFQRISGLDGQIWNLSVIDGQLFCGHNKGTCLIENHQPIVLSDISGGTHIAFPQNNDSVLLQGTYVGLAVFKKNRNQWSFSNIVKGTEFIPINDWLQDSTGRFWISHMYKGIYLAEISKDYTSVKTIKDLSHAVGLNPKYKEWLFSYQGNILLTSGDGIYQPRLIHQNIYFERDVQLEKKFAPIYNAKKIFYANHTYWGVFDDNVVRIVSGDFSKNYTYNFKDFSLVGGYENIVPLTDQTVLLCGENGFAMYDSDKFSNHGNASFKLNNFYYLENGRLKAVNWDGKVPLSLSYNHNDLSFSVDFPIYDREVLFQFRLNRNGTIGSWSNWTKIGTQNYTNLNAGDYTIEAKNNITNQIITYDFHIKDPWYWNLLAKITYVIIGLLILYSIRKRIEQRHANALQKKQREMDEKLRLQKLEHEHQLLVTKQDVLQKEVEVRSEDLANSANELIKRKRLLNKMHNELEKINDVNTNNNNIKKLSKELDRQLQLDKQESRLFEKGFNTIHDQFFQKLLTQFPDLTPADLKLAAYLRMNMGSKEIAPLLNITIRGVELKRYRLRKKLQLNADSNLNEFMMKF; encoded by the coding sequence ATGAAAAAAAACATCCAAATATTCTTATTTGTGATGGCTTTTGTGTTGAATTCTGTTGCTGCACAAAATTTGTCTTCATTTACACCACAAATTATTAATTTTTATAAGTCCCAGTATGGTGCATCTAATCAAAATTGGGCTGTTGATCAAACAAAAGATGGAGCTATTGTCGTTGGTAATAATAAAGGATTGCTTATTGCAAATGCAGGAGAGTGGCATTTATATGAATTACCAGGACAAAAGATTGTTCGTTGTGTCGCTGCGGCTAAGGACGGACGGATCTACACAGGGGCATATGGCGAATTTGGATATTGGTCCAAAGTTGGTTATGGAGACTGGCAATACACTTCACTTAACAAATTGATAAAAGATAAAAGATTTGAAAGAGATGAGTTTTGGAAAATCTTACTAGCAAAGGATGGTAATGTATATTTTCAATCTTTTGGCGCTTTATATAAATATCAAAATAACAAAATTACGTCTATTCCTATACCTGGAAATATCATGTACTTGTTTGAAGTCAACGATGAGTTATATTTTCAAGTGTTAGGGAAGGGATTATATCGATTGAGAAATAATCTATCAGAGCCTCTGGTCTTGGATGATCGCCTAACAAATGATGAAATTATTTCTATTTTGCCAGCACCTGAATACGGTATCATGGTCGGGACCGTGCATTATGGCTTATTCAGATTTTGGAATGGACAATTCACCCCTTTATTTCCCCATTTAACAGCCTATTTATCGAGAAATCAACTCAATGCAGGTGCTGTGATTAATAAAAATAGTTATGCATTTGGAACGATTGAAAATGGAATTCTGCAGATAGATGCACAAGGAAATATTTTAAATATTTTCAATCAACATCAAGGACTTCAGAATAATACAATTCTTGGATTAAATACAGATAATATTGGTAATCTTTGGTGTGCCATGGACAAGGGCTTTGCAGAGATTGCATTACATTCCCCATTTAGATATTTTAAAGATTTAGGAGGTGATTTTGGATCAGTCTATTCAGGGGTAATTTTTCAAAATCAATTGTATATAGGAACGAATCAAGGTCTATTTTATAGAAATCTAAATGGTCAAGAGGAGGATTTTCAACGTATATCTGGTTTAGATGGGCAGATTTGGAATCTTTCCGTAATAGATGGGCAACTATTCTGTGGTCATAACAAAGGAACCTGTTTAATTGAAAATCATCAACCAATCGTGCTATCCGATATAAGTGGAGGGACGCATATTGCATTCCCACAAAACAATGATTCTGTATTATTACAAGGAACCTATGTTGGTTTAGCTGTGTTTAAAAAAAATCGAAATCAATGGTCTTTTTCAAATATAGTGAAGGGCACAGAGTTTATTCCTATTAACGATTGGTTACAAGATTCAACGGGAAGATTTTGGATATCACATATGTATAAAGGAATCTATTTAGCAGAAATAAGTAAGGATTATACATCTGTAAAGACGATAAAAGATTTATCACATGCAGTAGGTCTTAATCCAAAATATAAGGAGTGGTTGTTTTCTTATCAGGGAAATATATTGTTGACTTCTGGAGACGGAATATATCAGCCAAGATTGATTCATCAAAATATTTATTTTGAGCGAGATGTACAGTTAGAAAAGAAATTTGCTCCAATATACAATGCAAAAAAAATATTTTATGCCAATCATACCTATTGGGGGGTATTTGATGATAATGTAGTGAGAATCGTCAGTGGTGATTTTTCGAAAAATTATACCTACAATTTTAAAGACTTTTCACTTGTTGGTGGATATGAAAATATAGTTCCCTTAACTGATCAAACAGTATTGTTATGTGGAGAGAATGGCTTTGCAATGTATGATTCTGACAAATTTTCGAATCATGGGAACGCTTCTTTTAAACTCAATAATTTTTATTATTTGGAAAATGGTCGTTTAAAAGCGGTTAATTGGGATGGTAAAGTTCCGCTGAGTCTATCTTATAATCATAATGATCTAAGCTTTTCTGTGGATTTTCCGATATATGATCGTGAGGTATTATTTCAATTTCGTCTAAATAGAAATGGTACAATAGGCAGCTGGTCCAATTGGACAAAAATAGGAACTCAAAATTATACTAATCTGAATGCTGGCGATTACACAATAGAAGCAAAGAATAATATAACCAATCAGATCATTACATATGATTTTCATATTAAAGATCCGTGGTATTGGAATCTATTAGCTAAAATTACTTATGTAATAATCGGATTGTTGATTCTTTATTCTATAAGAAAAAGAATCGAGCAAAGACATGCCAACGCATTGCAAAAAAAGCAACGTGAAATGGATGAAAAATTACGTTTGCAAAAATTGGAACATGAGCATCAGTTACTTGTAACAAAACAAGATGTCCTACAAAAAGAAGTGGAGGTGCGCAGTGAAGATTTGGCTAATAGTGCCAATGAATTGATCAAACGAAAACGTCTTTTAAATAAGATGCATAATGAATTGGAGAAAATTAATGATGTAAATACCAATAATAATAATATTAAAAAATTATCGAAAGAATTAGATCGACAATTACAATTAGATAAACAAGAATCACGATTATTTGAAAAAGGATTCAATACCATCCATGATCAATTTTTTCAAAAATTATTAACCCAATTTCCTGATCTGACTCCTGCTGACTTAAAACTTGCAGCCTATCTTAGGATGAATATGGGTTCTAAAGAAATCGCACCATTATTAAACATAACGATCAGAGGAGTAGAGCTAAAACGCTACCGTCTTCGCAAAAAACTGCAGTTAAATGCAGATTCCAATCTAAATGAATTCATGATGAAGTTTTAA
- the pdxH gene encoding pyridoxamine 5'-phosphate oxidase, which yields MDIGNIRTDYQLKVLEEKDVKSNPFDMFQIWWEDAVKSQIEEVNAITLATVDANNLPDARIVLLKDYDKEGFHFFTNYESQKGKELAVNPNAALVFFWKELQRQIRIIGKVVKTTPEESDQYFHSRPLGSQIGAWCSPQSSVIASRAILEHNQEKYSLEFGKNIPRPDNWGGYKVIPFQFEFWQGRHSRLHDRFKYILKEGVWQVDRLAP from the coding sequence ATGGATATTGGAAATATAAGGACAGATTATCAATTGAAAGTATTAGAGGAAAAAGATGTAAAATCAAATCCTTTTGATATGTTTCAAATATGGTGGGAAGATGCTGTTAAAAGTCAAATTGAAGAAGTAAATGCGATTACATTGGCAACTGTGGATGCAAACAATTTACCAGATGCACGTATTGTATTATTGAAAGATTATGATAAAGAAGGTTTTCATTTTTTCACGAATTATGAAAGCCAAAAAGGAAAAGAACTTGCTGTGAATCCTAATGCTGCTTTGGTATTTTTTTGGAAAGAATTACAAAGGCAAATAAGAATTATCGGAAAAGTCGTAAAAACAACTCCAGAAGAAAGTGATCAATATTTCCATTCTCGTCCATTAGGCAGTCAGATCGGTGCTTGGTGTTCTCCTCAAAGTTCAGTGATAGCCTCGCGCGCAATTTTGGAACACAATCAAGAAAAATATTCTTTAGAATTTGGGAAAAATATACCTAGACCAGACAATTGGGGTGGTTATAAAGTCATTCCATTTCAATTTGAATTTTGGCAAGGACGTCATAGTAGATTGCATGACAGATTTAAATACATATTGAAAGAAGGCGTTTGGCAAGTGGATCGATTGGCTCCCTAA
- a CDS encoding rhomboid family intramembrane serine protease gives MEIMEEKKKPRLSFGSDYNALTWLVILIAIGFLTISSVKIVLFMSYADVKASNIYFHQTILPYFSLSPDLGYVGRHPWTLFLYMFSHEGVMSVLGTVIWLWTFGFLLQDLAGNKHLFPLFLYGGLAGAIVFLISSNAIHNFANGMLIPMLGSGASVMAIAVAVTTLAPNYRLLPMLNGGIPLWVVMVIFIAIDYATIATTSGSFALAHLAGGLVGFFYITALKKGNDWGEWMTRAFNWTNDLFNPEKKMIKENKEQFYYKVEKEPYKVFPRKSQERLDDLLDKINRTGIESLTDEEKAFLKKMSDN, from the coding sequence ATGGAAATTATGGAAGAAAAAAAGAAACCTAGACTTTCTTTTGGCTCCGATTATAATGCCTTGACATGGTTAGTTATACTAATAGCCATAGGCTTTTTGACGATAAGTTCGGTAAAAATTGTATTATTTATGTCTTACGCTGATGTTAAGGCATCTAATATTTATTTTCACCAGACTATTTTACCTTATTTCTCCTTATCGCCAGATTTGGGTTATGTAGGTCGTCATCCATGGACGCTTTTCTTGTATATGTTTTCCCATGAAGGTGTAATGTCTGTTTTAGGTACGGTGATTTGGTTATGGACATTTGGATTTTTGTTACAAGATTTAGCTGGGAACAAGCATTTATTTCCTTTGTTTTTATATGGTGGTTTAGCAGGAGCTATTGTATTTTTAATATCATCCAACGCAATTCACAATTTTGCAAATGGTATGTTGATTCCTATGTTAGGTTCTGGAGCCTCTGTGATGGCTATCGCTGTAGCTGTAACGACTTTAGCTCCAAATTATAGATTATTGCCTATGCTGAATGGAGGAATTCCATTATGGGTTGTTATGGTGATATTTATTGCAATAGATTATGCAACTATTGCAACTACGAGCGGAAGTTTTGCCTTAGCTCATTTGGCTGGAGGATTGGTTGGCTTTTTTTACATTACGGCTTTGAAAAAGGGAAATGATTGGGGGGAATGGATGACTCGAGCATTTAATTGGACAAATGACTTATTCAACCCTGAAAAAAAAATGATAAAAGAGAATAAAGAACAGTTCTATTATAAAGTGGAGAAGGAACCGTACAAAGTTTTCCCAAGGAAGAGTCAAGAGCGTTTGGATGATCTTTTGGATAAAATTAATCGTACAGGTATAGAATCTTTGACCGATGAGGAAAAGGCATTTTTAAAAAAAATGAGTGACAATTAA